Proteins co-encoded in one Bos taurus isolate L1 Dominette 01449 registration number 42190680 breed Hereford chromosome X, ARS-UCD2.0, whole genome shotgun sequence genomic window:
- the SLC6A8 gene encoding sodium- and chloride-dependent creatine transporter 1 produces the protein MANKSTENGIYSVSGEEKKGPLIAPGPDGAPAKGDGPAALGAPGSLLAVPPRETWTRQMDFIMSCVGFAVGLGNVWRFPYLCYKNGGGVFLIPYILIALIGGIPIFFLEISLGQFMKAGSINVWNICPLFKGLGYASMVIVFYCNTYYIMVLAWGFYYLVKSFTTTLPWATCGHTWNTPDCVEIFRHEDCANATMANLTCDQLADRRSPVIEFWENKVLRLSEGLEVPGALNWEVTLCLLTCWVLVYFCVWKGVKSTGKIVYFTATFPYVVLVVLLVRGVLLPGALDGIIYYLKPDWSKLASPQVWIDAGTQIFFSYAIGLGALTALGSYNRFNNNCYKDAIILALINSGTSFFAGFVVFSILGFMATEQGVHISKVAESGPGLAFIAYPRAVTLMPVAPLWAALFFFMLLLLGLDSQFVGVEGFITGLLDLLPASYYFRFQREISVALCCTICFVIDLSMVTDGGMYVFQLFDYYSASGTTLLWQAFWECVVVAWVYGADRFMDDVACMIGYRPCPWMKWCWSFFTPLVCMGIFIFNVVYHEPLVYNNTYVYPWWGEAVGWAFALSSMLCVPLHLLGCLLRAKGTMAERWQHLTQPIWGLHHLEYRAQDSDVRGLTTLTPVSESSKVVVVESVM, from the exons ATGGCCAACAAGAGCACGGAGAACGGCATCTACAGCGTGTCCGGCGAGGAGAAGAAGGGCCCCCTAATCGCGCCCGGGCCCGACGGAGCCCCGGCCAAGGGCGACGGCCCCGCAGCCCTGGGGGCGCCCGGCAGCCTCCTGGCCGTTCCGCCGCGCGAGACCTGGACGCGCCAGATGGACTTCATCATGTCGTGCGTGGGCTTTGCCGTGGGCCTGGGCAACGTGTGGCGCTTCCCCTACCTGTGCTACAAGAACGGCGGAG GTGTGTTCCTTATTCCCTACATCCTGATCGCCCTGATTGGAGGAATCCCCATCTTCTTCTTGGAGATCTCGCTGGGCCAGTTCATGAAGGCCGGCAGCATCAACGTCTGGAATATCTGCCCCCTGTTCAAAG GCCTGGGCTACGCCTCCATGGTGATCGTCTTCTACTGCAACACCTATTACATCATGGTGCTGGCCTGGGGCTTCTATTATCTGGTGAAGTCCTTCACCACCACGCTGCCCTGGGCCACGTGTGGCCACACGTGGAACACTCCCGATTGCGTGGAGATCTTCCGCCACGAAGACTGTGCCAATGCCACCATGGCCAACCTCACATGTGACCAGCTTGCTGACCGCCGGTCCCCGGTCATCGAGTTCTGGGA gaacaaAGTCTTGCGGCTCTCTGAAGGGCTGGAGGTGCCAGGGGCCCTCAACTGGGAGGTGACCCTGTGTCTGCTGACCTGCTGGGTGCTGGTCTACTTCTGTGTCTGGAAGGGGGTCAAGTCAACAGGCAAG ATCGTGTATTTCACCGCTACATTCCCCTATGTGGTCCTCGTTGTGCTGCTGGTGCGCGGAGTGCTGCTACCTGGCgctttggatggcatcatctactatCTCAAGCCTGACTGGTCAAAGCTGGCATCCCCTCAG GTATGGATCGACGCAGGGACACAGATCTTCTTCTCTTACGCCATCGGCTTGGGGGCCCTCACCGCCCTGGGCAGCTACAATCGCTTCAACAACAACTGCTACAA GGATGCCATCATACTCGCCCTCATCAACAGCGGGACCAGCTTCTTTGCAGGCTTCGTGGTGTTCTCCATCCTGGGCTTCATGGCCACAGAACAGGGCGTGCACATCTCCAAGGTAGCAGAATCAG GGCCTGGCCTGGCTTTCATCGCCTATCCGCGGGCCGTCACGCTGATGCCCGTGGCCCCACTCTGGGCAGCTCTGTTCTTCTTCATGCTGTTGCTGCTTGGTCTGGACAGCCAG TTTGTAGGTGTCGAAGGCTTCATCACTGGCTTGCTGGACCTCCTCCCAGCCTCCTACTACTTCCGATTCCAAAGGGAGATCTCCGTGGCCCTCTGTTGCACCATCTGCTTTGTCATCGACCTCTCCATGGTGACTGAT GGCGGGATGTATGTCTTCCAGCTGTTTGACTACTACTCAGCCAGTGGCACCACACTGCTCTGGCAGGCCTTCTGGGAGTGTGTGGTGGTCGCCTGGGTGTACG GAGCTGATCGCTTCATGGATGATGTGGCCTGCATGATCGGGTACCGACCTTGCCCCTGGATGAAATGGTGCTGGTCTTTCTTCACCCCACTGGTGTGCATG GGCATCTTCATCTTCAATGTGGTCTACCATGAGCCGCTGGTCTACAACAATACCTACGTGTACCCGTGGTGGGGCGAGGCCGTGGGCTGGGCCTTTGCGCTCTCCTCCATGCTATGTGTGCCCCTCCACCTCCTGGGCTGCCTCCTCAGGGCCAAGGGGACCATGGCTGAG CGCTGGCAGCACCTGACGCAGCCCATCTGGGGCCTCCACCACCTGGAATACAGAGCTCAAGACTCGGATGTCAGGGGCCTGACCACCCTGACCCCAGTGTCTGAGAGCagcaaggtggtggtggtggaaagCGTCATGTGA